The window ATAATCGGTGAACAAACTTCAAAAACAGTCGATCCTGTATTGCTTAAAAACGCAGCACAACTGGCAGTCAGACAACAAAATTACCAGAAGGCCCTAGAGCTGCTCAAAACTGCTAAAGACAAGCTGTTGCAAGATCCCGGACTATTGGCAAGAGACCTTGCCAAAATCCATGTGGATATGGCAGAGGTTTTTTTATTGACGGACGATTCCCCTGCTTGTAAAAGAGAGCTGGACAATGCTTTCCGGACTTTATTGCCCGGACAAGAGATCAACAATGTTGCACACTCCTCCCTCTATGAAGAAAACACGTTCATCGATATTTTTGACCTGATGGCCCTAACCGAAACCAACCATAAAAAAGCATTGGAATGGTATGACCTGAGTTTCTATGTTTCCCGATTGCACCAACAACACCTTAACTCCCAAAAAGAATTATTGTTGTACCAGGCTTCAGACAGGAACCGAAGTGAAAAGTGTATAGACCTGATCTTCGAAAACTATTCAAAAGAAAAAGATACCGCTACACTGCAAACTATTTATCAGTACTTGGAAAAAAACAAAGCCGGCTTACTAAAGAACGAGATCGGCAGAAAGGAATTATTATCCAACCATCCGGAAGACTCCGTCTTAATAAAAGAAGAACGCCTTTTAGCTCAACAGCAAGAACTGATCAACCTCATTATCAGGAATCAGATCAACAACAACACAGACAAGGCGTACCTAACCGGGTTAACCAACAAGCTCAATACCATTAATTATCAAATAAAAATATGCAGGGAACATATTGTAAATAACTACGGTAAGCCTTCAACAATCAATACATCCCTGAAACAGGTTCAGGAAAAACTAAAAAAGGATAATGCTGCAATGGTTCATTATTTTTATGGAAAACATCACCTATATCAATTTACAATACTTGATGATAACATAAGGATCGAAACAGTTAACACAGACAAAACAACTCCCTTACTTAAACGGTTTTTATCATATTTTGATTCCCAGAACGCTATCAACAATGATATTTCAGGATATAAGACCACAGCTCTGGAACTTTACAATACGCTTGGTCTTGAGCAGCTCACTTCAAAAGAGAATATATTGATTATTCCCGATGGACTTTTAAGTTTTGTCCCTTTTGAAACCTTATTGACCTCAGAAACAAAAACCATCAATTATGCTAAAATGCCTTTTCTCTTTAAAAAGCACAACATCGTATACAACACCAGTACTTCTTTTTATATGAAGGGAATCGTTCTCTCAGAACATAAAAAAACACTTGGTGTTTTCCCGGTTTTTGAAAACACCCCTAATGAACTTGCCAATACCCTTGATGAGGCCCGGTTTTTAGGTCAGAGGAAAAACACTGTTGCATTGATGCGTGAAAAAGCCTCCAAGAAAGCATTTAAAACAGCCGCTGCAGATGCCGATATCATCCATATTTCCTCGCATGCCTCCGGTGGTAATGTTGTAGTACCTGCAAATATCCAATTCAGGGACGACGCCATGTTATTGAATGAATTATATACCCTGAGCCTCCATACCGAACTGGTGGTATTAAGTTCGTGCGAAACAGGCATTGGCAAAATAGAAAAAGGCGAGGGCCCCTTAAGCCTTGCAAGCGGATTTCAGTATGCCGGGGCACAACAGCTGCTTTTCTCGTTATGGAAGATAAACGACCTTTCGACTTCCGTTATCATTCAGTCATTTTACAAGGATTACTTTCATTCCTCTTCGGGATACATGGCAAATAACAGCTCTAAACACAGTTATTTAAATTACGACAACATACCTAATTACAGGAAGTCGCCTTATTACTGGGGTGCTTTCGTATATTATGGCGATTTTTCGAAAGAACCGCAAAACAACTTCTATTTATATGTTGTGGCCTTCATCTTTGTTTTAATTGTTATACTTTTAGCAAAAAAAAGAAATGGCCTCACTAAAAAGCTTTTTGGAAGATAAAAAATATTGCCGGGTAAAGCTCACTCTCACCAAGACAAATCACTTCGAGGTCGTTGCCAGCGTAAATAACATAGAAGGCAGATTTATTTTAGACACCGGCGCATCAAGCACTTGTATTGGTTTTGACTGTGTATCTCACTTTAACCTGGCTACAGAAGACTCGGAAATCAAAGCAGCAGGAGCAGGAGCCATAAACATGACCACTCAAATATCGAAAAGAAACAAATTAGCAATCGGAGACTGGCAATTAAAAAAACTCAAAATCGTGCTATTCGACCTGACCCATGTAAACGCTGCATTAACCCAGCACGATGCATTGCCTGTTCACGGGATTATAGGTGCTGATGTATTAAAACGTGGAAAAGCAATTATCGATTATCAAAAAAAATCGCTATATTTAGGAGTAAAGAAATAAACAACCGATTACCAAACCTCTTGTGTGCTGACCTGAAACTTCTCTTAAAGAAGTATATCTTACTTTTTTAACCATCAACCATAAAAACAACAATTTCACCCCCTATTTAATTCTTGTCGAGAATACGCCCAGAACCCTATCTGAATACCACATGGATTACGGTACCACAGAATAACCCTCTCAAAAAGGGGAAATTCCCCTTTGCCTATCTAACTAGTAATCAACATCTTTGAAGTGCTATTAATCAACAAATTCTGTAGTAATGAAATCAAACACTCAAAAATTGAAAATAAACACCGACGATTCCGTATTAGCTATACTAATTATTGCCTTAACAATAATCACATTTCTTTTAAACTTACTTCTCATCATTTCACTTTAAAACAAAAAAAGCCCGGAATATCCGGGCTTTTTTATGCTAAATATTATGATGATTATAACTCTAATGCCTTTTTAGGATCGTTATCCATCAATAATTCTACAGGATTCTCAATAGCTTCTTTAACAGCCACCAAAAAACCTACAGATTCACGTCCGTCAATAATTCTGTGATCATAAGACAACGCCAGATACATAACAGGAGCTATAGCTATCTGTCCCTCTTTAACGATCGGGCGCTCTACGATATTATGCATTCCTAAAATACCACTTTGAGGCGGATTGATTATCGGTGTAGACAACATACTCCCAAATACACCTCCATTAGATATGGTAAACGTACCTCCTGTCATCTCGTCAACAGTAATCTTACCGTCACGGGCTCTTAAAGCAAGTCTTTTAATCTCAGCCTCTACACCTCTAAAACTCAGGTTTTCAGCATTTCTCATAACCGGAACCATCAATCCTTTAGGTCCGGAAACAGCAACTGAAATGTCACAAAAATCATAACTCACTTTATAATCCCCATCTATCATTGAGTTCACATCAGGATATAATTGAAGTGCCCTGACTACTGCCTTCGTAAAGAAACTCATAAATCCAAGACCCACACCGTGTTTCGCCTTAAAGGTTTCTTTATATTCATTTCTCAATGCAAAAATGGCACTCATATCCACCTCATTGAAAGTAGTAAGCATTGCCGTTTCGTTTTTAGCAGACACCAATCTTTCCGCCACTTTTCTACGAAGCATTGATAATTTTTTACGGGACTCGCCTCTTGATCCGGCTCCGGGGGTTCCCATAGACGGTTTGGCATTTATAGCATCTTCTTTGGTAATACGCCCATCTTTACCCGTACCTTTTACCGCAGCAGGACTAATTACCTTCTCTGCCAAAATCTTTTTAGCAGCAGGACTCGCCACACCTGTAGCATAAGTTTCTTTTGCAGGGGCTTCTGTCTTAGGCGCCTCCTTAACCGCTTCCTTTTTCTCTTCAGCGACAGCCGGAGCAGCAGTATCTGCACCCGCCGGCTTTTCCGCAGAAGTATCTATCAAACATACAACCTCTCCTACTTGAACCGCATCACCTTCTTCTGCTTTCAAGGTAATAATTCCACTAGCCTCTGCCGGCAGCTCTAACGTTGCCTTATCTGAATCGACTTCGGCGATTGCCTGATCTTTTTCCACATAATCTCCATCCTTCACCAGCCACTCAGCTATTTCTACTTCCGTTATCGACTCGCCCGGAGACGGCACTTTCATTTCTAAAACCATCGTGTTTTATTTTAGGTATTTAAAGTGAGTATTATCTTCTTATAAAATTATCTAATTCTTTATCAAAAACATATTCAATAACGCCTTCGTGTCGTTTTTTGAATCGCATTGCACTACCGGCCGCAGGGGATGCATAAAAACGTCTTGAAGCTACACGCCATTGCCTTGCTTCTTCCAGGTGTAACAGCAAATGACTCCAAGCTCCCATGTTCCTTGGTTCTTCCTGGGCCCATACCACTTCTTCTGCATTGCTATATTTAGCAATAACCTCATTTATCTTTTCAGTTGGCAATGGAAATAATTGTTCCAACCTGACCAAGGCTACATCATTTCTCCCTTTAGTTTCACGAGCATCCAGAAGGTCATAATAAAACTTACCAGTACACAACACCACCGATCTAACATCTGCCGGATTTACCTCAGCATCATCTATCACTGTCTGGAAGCTTCCGCCCGACAATTCCTCTACAGTAGATACTGCTTTAGGATGCCTCAGCAAACTCTTGGGCGTAAAAACAATTAACGGTTTTCGGTAAACCGACTTCATCTGTCTTCTCAACAAATGGAAGAAATTGGCCGGCGTTGTACAATCAGCTACAAACATATTGTCTTTTGCACATAGTTGCAGATAACGTTCCATACGTGCCGAAGAGTGTTCAGCCCCTTGTCCTTCATAACCGTGAGGCAGTAACATTACAAAACCATTTTGCGTTTTCCATTTGTCTTCAGCTGCAGAGATATACTGGTCGATCATAATCTGGGCTCCGTTACTGAAATCACCAAACTGTGCTTCCCAGATGGTAAGCGTATCAGGACTGGCCATTGCATAGCCATAATCAAAACCAACTACGCCATACTCAGAAAGCAATGAATTGTATATATAAAAACCTCCATGCTGATTTTCGCCAAGCTGGTTAAGCAACACCACTTCTTCTTCCGACTCCTCTACCTTAACAACTGCATGACGGTGTGAGAACGTACCTCGCTCCACATCCTGTCCGCTAATCCGAACATCAAAACCTTCCTGAATCAAACTTCCGTAGGCAAGGAGTTCTCCCATTGCCCAATCAAGCTTATCGTTCTCGAAGAACATTTTATTTCGTTCCCCGATAAGCCTTACAATCTTTTTCAGAAACTTTTTATCTTGTGGAAGATTGGTTATAACCTCCGCTATTTCGGCAAGTTTCTCTTTCGGATATGTAGTATCTACATCTTTTATCATCACATCTTCCCTCACTAAAGAAAAGCCTTCCCATTCGTCTTGCATGAATGGTTTTATAATGGTCTTTTCTTCTTTACGGGAATCTTCAAACTGCTGCTCTAATGAAGCCTTATATTCAGCTTCTAATTTCTTAACATAATCAGTTCCTATGATACCCTCGGCCATTAATTTATCGGCATAAATATCACGGGCGTTCTTATGCTTTGCAATTGCTTTGTATAAGTTTGGTTGCGTAAATCGAGGCTCATCACCTTCATTATGCCCATATTTTCTATAACCCAACAGATCGATAAACACATCCCTGCCAAACTGCATTCTAAAGTCTAGTGCAAACGTTACAGCATGTACTACTGCTTCAGCATCATCGGCATTCACATGCAACACCGGCGACAAGGTTACTTTAGCAACATCTGTACAATATGTAGAAGAGCGCCCATCTATATAGTTGGTGGTAAAACCAATCTGGTTATTTACAACAATATGAATTGTACCTCCTGTCTTATATCCATCAAGGAGTGCCATCTGAACGATCTCATAGGCAAGCCCCTGTCCCGCAATGGCAGCATCCCCGTGAATTACGATCGGTAAAACCTTAGACGCATCATTTTGGTAGTACTTGTCCTGCTTGGCTCTTGTTATACCTTGAACCAATGCGCCGACGGTTTCCAGGTGAGACGGGTTAGGCACAATATTCATCTTAATTTTCTTACCGTTCTTGGTATACCTGTCGCTGGTCCACCCCAAATGATATTTTACATCCCCGTCAAAAATATCCAATTCGTAGTCTTTACCGTCAAATTCACTGAATATATCGTTGGCAGGTTTATCAAATATATTTGCCAAAACATTCAAGCGGCCCCTGTGAGCCATCCCAAGAACAAACTGTTCAACACCGGCATCGGCTGCTCTTTCAACAATATTATCAAGTGCAGGTATCAAAGATTCGTTCCCTTCTACAGAGAATCTTTTTTGACCGACATATTTTGTATTCAGGAAACCTTCAAAAGACAGTGCTTCATTGAGTTTTCTCAATATATGTTTTTTAGTATCCGGCTCAAGAGAAGCATGGTTGTCATTCTTGTTCAGCCAACTCTGTATCCATTGATTTCTTTCAGGGTTCCGGATATACATATACTCTACCCCAATAGCATCACAATATATAGATTCTAAATGCCTGACGATCTCTCTCAGAGATGCCGGACCAATACCGATGATTTCACCGGCATTAAAAACGGTTTCAAAATCCGTTTCCTGTAAGCCAAAATTTTCTATGGCCAGTGACGGATAATACTTTCTTCTTTCCCTTACCGGGTTTGTTTTCGTAAACAGATGTCCTCTGCTCCTGTACGCATCAATTAAACGTACTACCTGAAATTCTTTATGAAGTTGCTGCGGCACCTCCATTTTTTCTCCTGTTGCAGGCACTTCAACCACCACTGTTTTTCCATTAGCAGCATAGGTGTCGGCTTCAGCATTTTCAACCCCAAAATCAAACCCCTGAAAAAATGCACGCCAACTTGGCTCAACACTATCCGGGTTCAACAAATATTGGTCATATAAATCCGCAAAAAAAGCGGTGTGCGCCGCATTTAAAAAGGAATACTTATCCATGTTATAATCTAACTGTCTCTTTTTGACAAAAATTTGTACAAAAGTACAATATTCTCAATTAACGCATATATGTTTTATGATTAATTAAGATAAATTTATTTGATTGTTGTATAGATAAAAATTCTTTTCTGAAATTATTGAAATACCCCTCCGCAAAAGGAGGCTAAACAACTGTTCTTTTTACCCGATCATCGAGATTTAAATACTCCGATGCTTGTCCTTATGAAATATTCGTGACGGAATTTCACAGGGCTTGCGTCGAAATGTTTTGCCATGCGCCAGCTGCTCCATCGCTAAAAAAGTCTACCAGTCCTTTTCTTTACGCTTGGCCCTCTCGTGGGCTTGCCCCAAGCTAGTTTACTAATTAACACTTATGATGAAAAAGCGTAAAATCACAAAAAAGGATAATATTATCCGAAATATGACATTTATCATTTATTTCCCGAACAGCTGCCACTACATTTGACCTTAATTTACTTAACTAATTCAGCAATGAAACAACTATTTAAAATCTCATTACTAATGCTTGCCACCATAATGATCAGTTGTGGAGGAGAAAGCAAAAAAAAGAAAGAAGGCTTTTCGTATGAACAAAAATCTGAAAAGAAAGAAACCCCTAAGGAAACCGTAAAAACCGAAACAAAGACTCCGGCATCTAAAAGAGTGGAGCTGGACAATAAAGGTATCGGCCCTGTAAAGACTTTGGCATTTAATGACAAGATCGATGCAGGTTTGGCTGCCAAAGGAGAAGAACTCTACAAACAATACTGCATGGCTTGCCACAAACCTGATAAAAAATTCATCGGACCGGCACCAAAAGGGATCTTTGAAAGAAGGAGCCCTGAGTGGGTAATGAACATGATACTCAACCCCGAAGGGATGGTTAAAGAAGACCAGCTTGCCAAAGACCTGCTCGTAGAGTTCAACGGTTCTCCCATGGCTAATCAAAACTTAACAGAAGAACAAGCCAGAGCCGTACTAGAATATTTCAGAACCATAAAATAACCGACTCATGAAAAAATCAATAAATACATTTCTCTGTCTTGGCATTGCCGTCTCCATGTTTACGGGATGTAAGCAAAGTTCGCAGACCTCTAACAACAGCGCCCTTTCATCTGACGTTGCTTCAAAGGTATATGTTGCCCCGGGTGAATACGACGAGTTTTACGCATTTGTATCAGGCGGGTTCAGCGGACAATTATCGGTTTACGGATTGCCTTCGGGCAGGCTCCTTAAAGTAATCCCCGTATTTTCTCAGGATGCGGAAAAGGGTTATGGTTACAACGAGGAAACCATACCTATGCTAAACACATCCTTTGGTTTTATTCCCTGGGATGATGCTCACCACCCGGAACTATCTCAAACCGATGGAGAAACAGACGGAAGATGGGTGTTCATCAACGGAAACAACACACCTCGTATTGCCCGTATCGACCTGTCTACTTTTGAAACTGCTGAAATTATAGAAATTCCCAACAGCGGAGGGAACCACAGTTCTCCTTTTACTACTGAAAACACAGAGTACGTAGTAGCCGGAACCCGCTTTGCGGTACCATATCCGCAAAAGGATATGTCGATAAAAGAATACAAAGGGAATTTTAAAGGGGCTCTTACTTTCATTGATGTAGAAAAAGAAAGCGGACATATGGAAGTTGCCTTTCAGGTACTGATGCCTGGCTTTAACTACGATCTGGCACACTCAGGAAAGGGAAAATCTCACGGATGGACATTCTTCACTACATACAACACGGAAGAAAGCAATACGCTTTTAGAGGTCGGTGCCTCACAGAATGACAAAGATTACATAGCTGCCATTAACTGGAAAAAAGCTGAAGAATATATAGCAGAAGGCAAATTTAAAACTATTCCTGCCAATTACGCACATAATATATATGACGAAAAAACCCATGTAGCAACTTCTGAGATGAAGAAAGAAGTACGTGTATTGGACCCGGCTGAATGCCCCGGGCTGGTGTACTTCTTACCAACCCCCAAATCACCCCACGGCGTAGATGTAGATCCTACCGGGGAATATATCGTCGGTAACGGGAAATTGTCTGCTGATTTAACTGTACATTCATTTACCAAAGTCTTACAGGCTATTGAAAATAAAAGTTTTGACGGAGAGGCTTATGGTATCCCGATTTTAAAAATGGACGAAATCGTTGCAGGCATTGTAGAACAGCCAGGTCTTGGACCTCTACATACCGAATTTGATGGAAAAGGGAATGCATACACTACCTTCTTCATCTCTTCAGAAGTTGTAAAATGGAAAGTAGGCACCTGGGAAGTTATAGACAGAATTCCTTCTTATTATTCTGTAGGACACCTGATGATCCCCGGTGGGGATTCTAAAAAGCCTGAAGGCAAATACCTGGTAGCTCTTAACAAGATCACTAAAGACAGGTACCTTCCGACCGGGCCCGAATTAAATCATTCGGCTCAACTGTATGATATCTCAGGAGACAAAATGGAACTTCTCCTAGACTTCCCTACGATTGGAGAACCACATTATGCGCAGGGAATCTCTGCCGGCAAAGTAATGAGTAAATCCAAGAAGTTCTATCCGATCGATGAAAACGAGCATCCTCATGCAACCAAAAGTGAAAGTGACGTAAAAGTAGTCAGAGAAGGAAATATTGTGAGAATATACATGACCGCCATCAGAAGCCACCTTAACCCGGATAACATTGAAGGCGTTAAGGTTGGAGACAAAGTATACTTTCATTTAACAAACCTGGAACAAGATTGGGATGTTCCGCACGGGTTCTCGGTTATGGGAGCGCAAAATGCAGAACTCCTCGTAATGCCCGGTCAGACAGAGACCTTGTATTGGGAACCTAAACAAGAAGGGGTATACCCGTTCTACTGTACAGATTTCTGCTCTGCATTGCACCAGGAGATGCAAGGGTATGTAAGGGTTTCACCCGCTAATTCAGATGTACCGGTAAAATGGGCTATGGGTGATGATTAGTAATTAGTGGTTTCCTGTTGTTGTGAGGCAGGCGCTCTGCCTGCCTCATTTTTCTCAAGCAAAAAACAAAACAAATGAAAAAGCTCGGCAATATATTGATGCTTACAGCAGCATTACTCTTACTCCTATTATTTGTTTTTCCTATTTGGCAAATAACACTTATCGCTCCTCAATATCCAGACGGCATATCTCTATACATCTGGATAAACCAGATTACCGGGGACACCCCGTCTACAATACAGAATATAAACATTTTAAATCATTATGTCGGTATGAAGTATATCGAGCCGGATGCTATTCCTGAGCTCACTTACTTTCCATACATCATCGGAGGAATGAGCGCCCTGGGAGTTATCATTGCTTTATGGGGCAAAAGATTACTATACCTGGTTTGGTCAGCGATCCTCGGTATACTAGGACTATTGGGCGTATACGACTTTTACTTATGGGAATACGACTACGGGCACAACCTTAGTCCCAGCGCTCCCATTAAAGTACCCGGCATGGCATACCAACCACCCTTATTCGGAGAAAAGTATTTACTTAACT of the Zhouia spongiae genome contains:
- the odhB gene encoding 2-oxoglutarate dehydrogenase complex dihydrolipoyllysine-residue succinyltransferase; this translates as MVLEMKVPSPGESITEVEIAEWLVKDGDYVEKDQAIAEVDSDKATLELPAEASGIITLKAEEGDAVQVGEVVCLIDTSAEKPAGADTAAPAVAEEKKEAVKEAPKTEAPAKETYATGVASPAAKKILAEKVISPAAVKGTGKDGRITKEDAINAKPSMGTPGAGSRGESRKKLSMLRRKVAERLVSAKNETAMLTTFNEVDMSAIFALRNEYKETFKAKHGVGLGFMSFFTKAVVRALQLYPDVNSMIDGDYKVSYDFCDISVAVSGPKGLMVPVMRNAENLSFRGVEAEIKRLALRARDGKITVDEMTGGTFTISNGGVFGSMLSTPIINPPQSGILGMHNIVERPIVKEGQIAIAPVMYLALSYDHRIIDGRESVGFLVAVKEAIENPVELLMDNDPKKALEL
- a CDS encoding 2-oxoglutarate dehydrogenase E1 component; amino-acid sequence: MDKYSFLNAAHTAFFADLYDQYLLNPDSVEPSWRAFFQGFDFGVENAEADTYAANGKTVVVEVPATGEKMEVPQQLHKEFQVVRLIDAYRSRGHLFTKTNPVRERRKYYPSLAIENFGLQETDFETVFNAGEIIGIGPASLREIVRHLESIYCDAIGVEYMYIRNPERNQWIQSWLNKNDNHASLEPDTKKHILRKLNEALSFEGFLNTKYVGQKRFSVEGNESLIPALDNIVERAADAGVEQFVLGMAHRGRLNVLANIFDKPANDIFSEFDGKDYELDIFDGDVKYHLGWTSDRYTKNGKKIKMNIVPNPSHLETVGALVQGITRAKQDKYYQNDASKVLPIVIHGDAAIAGQGLAYEIVQMALLDGYKTGGTIHIVVNNQIGFTTNYIDGRSSTYCTDVAKVTLSPVLHVNADDAEAVVHAVTFALDFRMQFGRDVFIDLLGYRKYGHNEGDEPRFTQPNLYKAIAKHKNARDIYADKLMAEGIIGTDYVKKLEAEYKASLEQQFEDSRKEEKTIIKPFMQDEWEGFSLVREDVMIKDVDTTYPKEKLAEIAEVITNLPQDKKFLKKIVRLIGERNKMFFENDKLDWAMGELLAYGSLIQEGFDVRISGQDVERGTFSHRHAVVKVEESEEEVVLLNQLGENQHGGFYIYNSLLSEYGVVGFDYGYAMASPDTLTIWEAQFGDFSNGAQIMIDQYISAAEDKWKTQNGFVMLLPHGYEGQGAEHSSARMERYLQLCAKDNMFVADCTTPANFFHLLRRQMKSVYRKPLIVFTPKSLLRHPKAVSTVEELSGGSFQTVIDDAEVNPADVRSVVLCTGKFYYDLLDARETKGRNDVALVRLEQLFPLPTEKINEVIAKYSNAEEVVWAQEEPRNMGAWSHLLLHLEEARQWRVASRRFYASPAAGSAMRFKKRHEGVIEYVFDKELDNFIRR
- a CDS encoding CHAT domain-containing protein; this translates as MRAGSFNTCIHIALLWFVAAIGHAQSLEDSIYRSVDSFIDSPSPETFSKLSKEEQEYQSRVKTSDEKLALVILQCNLGYYAIKFNNQPLAISSYEKAMHSYRNNELTGYDIIEYCLKPLGNLYTKTGSYTNAENTIKQYLFLAEQSNNTGQIVAGIINLSVVYYNTGNYNLALSLLEQGLSKPNLTDKQKQSLQNNRSANLMAKKEFEKAQAIIGEQTSKTVDPVLLKNAAQLAVRQQNYQKALELLKTAKDKLLQDPGLLARDLAKIHVDMAEVFLLTDDSPACKRELDNAFRTLLPGQEINNVAHSSLYEENTFIDIFDLMALTETNHKKALEWYDLSFYVSRLHQQHLNSQKELLLYQASDRNRSEKCIDLIFENYSKEKDTATLQTIYQYLEKNKAGLLKNEIGRKELLSNHPEDSVLIKEERLLAQQQELINLIIRNQINNNTDKAYLTGLTNKLNTINYQIKICREHIVNNYGKPSTINTSLKQVQEKLKKDNAAMVHYFYGKHHLYQFTILDDNIRIETVNTDKTTPLLKRFLSYFDSQNAINNDISGYKTTALELYNTLGLEQLTSKENILIIPDGLLSFVPFETLLTSETKTINYAKMPFLFKKHNIVYNTSTSFYMKGIVLSEHKKTLGVFPVFENTPNELANTLDEARFLGQRKNTVALMREKASKKAFKTAAADADIIHISSHASGGNVVVPANIQFRDDAMLLNELYTLSLHTELVVLSSCETGIGKIEKGEGPLSLASGFQYAGAQQLLFSLWKINDLSTSVIIQSFYKDYFHSSSGYMANNSSKHSYLNYDNIPNYRKSPYYWGAFVYYGDFSKEPQNNFYLYVVAFIFVLIVILLAKKRNGLTKKLFGR
- the nosZ gene encoding Sec-dependent nitrous-oxide reductase is translated as MKKSINTFLCLGIAVSMFTGCKQSSQTSNNSALSSDVASKVYVAPGEYDEFYAFVSGGFSGQLSVYGLPSGRLLKVIPVFSQDAEKGYGYNEETIPMLNTSFGFIPWDDAHHPELSQTDGETDGRWVFINGNNTPRIARIDLSTFETAEIIEIPNSGGNHSSPFTTENTEYVVAGTRFAVPYPQKDMSIKEYKGNFKGALTFIDVEKESGHMEVAFQVLMPGFNYDLAHSGKGKSHGWTFFTTYNTEESNTLLEVGASQNDKDYIAAINWKKAEEYIAEGKFKTIPANYAHNIYDEKTHVATSEMKKEVRVLDPAECPGLVYFLPTPKSPHGVDVDPTGEYIVGNGKLSADLTVHSFTKVLQAIENKSFDGEAYGIPILKMDEIVAGIVEQPGLGPLHTEFDGKGNAYTTFFISSEVVKWKVGTWEVIDRIPSYYSVGHLMIPGGDSKKPEGKYLVALNKITKDRYLPTGPELNHSAQLYDISGDKMELLLDFPTIGEPHYAQGISAGKVMSKSKKFYPIDENEHPHATKSESDVKVVREGNIVRIYMTAIRSHLNPDNIEGVKVGDKVYFHLTNLEQDWDVPHGFSVMGAQNAELLVMPGQTETLYWEPKQEGVYPFYCTDFCSALHQEMQGYVRVSPANSDVPVKWAMGDD
- a CDS encoding c-type cytochrome: MKQLFKISLLMLATIMISCGGESKKKKEGFSYEQKSEKKETPKETVKTETKTPASKRVELDNKGIGPVKTLAFNDKIDAGLAAKGEELYKQYCMACHKPDKKFIGPAPKGIFERRSPEWVMNMILNPEGMVKEDQLAKDLLVEFNGSPMANQNLTEEQARAVLEYFRTIK
- a CDS encoding retropepsin-like aspartic protease family protein, which encodes MASLKSFLEDKKYCRVKLTLTKTNHFEVVASVNNIEGRFILDTGASSTCIGFDCVSHFNLATEDSEIKAAGAGAINMTTQISKRNKLAIGDWQLKKLKIVLFDLTHVNAALTQHDALPVHGIIGADVLKRGKAIIDYQKKSLYLGVKK